A region from the Pirellulaceae bacterium genome encodes:
- a CDS encoding PAS domain S-box protein yields MPRLMEEDQINMQEAPFDDQSDLQVVHRILLLQHDILAQVALGVEINEILTELCCLVEKLVPQSFTSLMLYDPKADVLNLKVAPSVSDEIRSMFATIVPGDRVGSCGAAVLEKKPVIVADTRKSEYWQSLHEVIEKYSLLACWSIPIMAEDDKVLGTFSISHTCVSVPTEQHLRVLQSAAYLASIAIRRRSDEQQLRFTQFSVDKSSTPILKAETNGRIAYVNQAICDLTGYSHDELLTLEMQDILFKVDSDYWTTGVEAMRSGEPKIIEAFHRRKDGSVLPVEVTMNQFEFEGKQYFVVYVQDITIRRAAEEEFRRRREGFAQAAQSNLMGQMASSIAHEVNQPLSAASNYAFVIEKLTSADEPMMDRIREMAASLREQVVRAAQIVAGVRSLITKTLLKREESDIHDVIKKAVSLLEPDLLQSQIELVEQFDRGLPLIQIDPLQVEQVAVNLIRNAMEALQELYSDEKVITLSTRRIDDHSIEVVVRDNGPGVTVGKEGFIFGAFNSGKENGMGMGLAISRSIVESHGGHLVADCVDSGASLRFSLQIKSRDMQAEFND; encoded by the coding sequence GTGCCGAGACTGATGGAAGAGGATCAGATTAACATGCAAGAGGCACCGTTTGATGACCAATCGGATCTGCAAGTGGTGCATCGCATTCTTCTTTTGCAGCATGATATTCTCGCCCAGGTCGCACTGGGGGTCGAAATCAATGAGATTTTGACGGAGCTTTGCTGCCTGGTCGAGAAATTAGTGCCCCAATCATTTACCAGCCTGATGCTTTATGACCCCAAGGCAGATGTCTTGAATTTGAAGGTGGCTCCGAGTGTAAGCGACGAAATTCGCTCCATGTTTGCGACGATTGTTCCTGGAGATCGCGTCGGCTCCTGCGGAGCGGCCGTTTTGGAAAAAAAACCGGTCATCGTCGCCGACACGCGCAAGAGTGAGTATTGGCAGTCCTTGCACGAGGTAATTGAGAAGTACAGTCTGTTAGCGTGTTGGTCCATTCCTATCATGGCTGAAGATGATAAAGTCTTGGGAACGTTTTCAATCAGCCACACTTGTGTTAGCGTTCCGACTGAGCAGCATCTTCGTGTGCTGCAAAGTGCAGCCTACCTGGCCAGCATTGCGATTCGACGCCGAAGCGACGAACAACAGTTGCGGTTTACTCAATTTTCTGTCGACAAAAGTAGCACCCCGATCTTGAAGGCCGAAACAAACGGAAGAATTGCTTACGTAAATCAGGCGATTTGCGATTTGACCGGGTATTCGCACGATGAATTGCTAACCTTGGAGATGCAAGACATTCTGTTCAAGGTTGACTCGGACTATTGGACGACTGGCGTGGAGGCAATGCGGAGTGGTGAGCCCAAAATTATTGAGGCTTTTCATCGTCGGAAAGACGGTTCTGTATTGCCCGTCGAAGTGACGATGAATCAGTTTGAGTTCGAAGGTAAGCAATACTTTGTTGTTTATGTGCAAGACATCACCATCCGACGGGCTGCGGAAGAGGAATTCCGTCGACGTCGTGAGGGGTTTGCTCAAGCCGCGCAGTCCAATTTAATGGGGCAGATGGCGTCGAGTATTGCGCACGAGGTGAATCAGCCATTGTCAGCCGCTTCCAACTATGCGTTCGTGATTGAAAAACTGACTTCGGCTGATGAACCAATGATGGATCGTATCCGAGAGATGGCAGCGAGTCTTCGTGAACAGGTTGTCCGTGCGGCGCAGATTGTTGCCGGAGTAAGATCTTTGATCACAAAAACGCTTCTGAAGCGGGAAGAAAGCGACATTCATGATGTGATTAAGAAAGCGGTTAGTCTACTGGAACCGGATTTACTTCAATCTCAGATTGAGCTTGTAGAACAATTCGACAGGGGCTTGCCATTAATCCAAATTGACCCATTGCAGGTCGAACAGGTAGCCGTTAATTTGATCCGAAATGCGATGGAAGCATTGCAGGAACTCTATTCTGATGAAAAAGTGATCACCTTGAGCACACGGCGAATTGACGATCACAGCATTGAAGTCGTGGTCAGAGACAACGGCCCAGGCGTAACGGTCGGCAAAGAGGGATTCATTTTTGGAGCTTTCAATTCGGGCAAAGAAAACGGCATGGGGATGGGGCTTGCAATCAGTCGGTCAATTGTCGAATCTCATGGTGGCCACCTTGTCGCAGACTGCGTTGATTCCGGGGCCAGCTTGCGATTCTCGTTGCAGATCAAGAGCCGAGATATGCAGGCCGAATTCAACGATTGA
- a CDS encoding ABC transporter permease, translating to MRQPDSEVRHSAICQMILARLRTFLREPAAIFWVYVFPLLTMLALGVAFRTQPVEQITVVIQQTDQAAAILETLQQDDRFRIRIENANDANDSLRFGRADVIVAVEATGEPRYRYAYDPTRPGSLLARNSVNDVLQRAAGRDDVVLSSNQEITAPGSRYIDFLIPGLIGMGIMSGGVWGIGFAIVDMRIRKLLKRLLATPMKRGQFLTAIMISRQIFTIPQILLLLVCSNLIFGVVNQGSYLALLLLILLGCVQFSGIGLLIAIRAKTMETMSGLMNLATLPMWMVSGIFFSRERFPEATQPLIQLLPLTPLIDAIRGTMLEGRSLVDLSTELTLIGCWAILSFVVALRFFRWN from the coding sequence ATGAGGCAACCAGATAGCGAAGTCCGCCATTCGGCAATTTGTCAAATGATTCTGGCTAGGCTTCGCACGTTTTTGCGAGAACCGGCGGCTATTTTTTGGGTCTATGTATTTCCCCTTTTGACAATGCTCGCGTTGGGGGTTGCCTTCCGTACTCAACCCGTCGAGCAAATCACGGTTGTCATTCAACAGACCGATCAGGCGGCTGCGATTCTAGAAACGCTTCAGCAGGATGATCGCTTTCGCATTCGTATTGAAAACGCTAACGATGCAAATGATAGTTTGCGGTTTGGGCGGGCTGACGTGATTGTCGCCGTTGAAGCTACGGGCGAACCACGCTATCGCTATGCGTATGATCCAACGCGGCCAGGAAGCCTGCTGGCTCGAAATTCTGTTAACGATGTCTTGCAACGAGCTGCTGGGCGGGACGATGTGGTTCTCTCAAGCAATCAAGAGATCACTGCGCCAGGCTCTCGTTACATTGATTTCTTAATTCCAGGTTTAATTGGTATGGGGATCATGAGTGGGGGGGTGTGGGGAATTGGATTCGCCATTGTCGATATGCGAATCCGGAAATTGCTCAAGCGGCTACTGGCGACACCCATGAAACGGGGACAATTTCTCACGGCGATCATGATTAGTCGCCAGATCTTCACCATCCCCCAAATCCTTTTGCTGCTGGTCTGCTCGAATTTGATTTTTGGAGTGGTCAATCAGGGTAGCTATCTCGCTCTGTTGCTGTTAATTCTGTTGGGGTGTGTCCAATTTTCTGGCATTGGATTACTGATTGCAATTCGTGCAAAAACCATGGAAACGATGTCAGGTTTGATGAATCTTGCAACGCTACCAATGTGGATGGTTTCTGGTATTTTTTTCTCTCGTGAACGATTCCCAGAAGCGACTCAACCGCTGATTCAGCTGCTACCTTTAACGCCGCTGATTGACGCGATTCGAGGCACCATGTTAGAGGGCAGGTCGTTGGTCGATTTGTCGACGGAACTGACTTTGATCGGGTGCTGGGCGATCCTCTCTTTTGTCGTTGCCCTGCGATTTTTTCGCTGGAATTAG
- a CDS encoding metallopeptidase has product MRLLWIIPFTIVYLTTFAVSTFAEDEQSQSDDQTVFYDPVEKDIEGWTIAVDPRLLEPEHQKTASEAFAALANHLQRVKYIMPAERVKQLQKLRIWLELDNSKLTNMQYHPDRGWLLANGHDPRLVKHVHIPQAKDLLKRGTWAKHPYVVLHELAHAYHDQVLGFDEPKIVTTFEDAKQAGIYEKVLLYTGRKVRHYGLSNHKEYFAESTEAYLGVNDFYPFVRAELKEHDPPMYEVMKAVWGPIDRE; this is encoded by the coding sequence ATGCGTCTGCTCTGGATTATCCCATTCACCATCGTCTACCTAACCACCTTCGCGGTATCAACCTTTGCTGAGGACGAGCAATCGCAGAGCGACGACCAGACCGTCTTTTATGATCCTGTTGAAAAGGACATCGAGGGTTGGACGATTGCGGTCGATCCGCGACTCCTTGAACCCGAGCACCAAAAAACTGCCAGCGAAGCATTTGCCGCTTTGGCGAATCACCTGCAGCGAGTGAAGTACATCATGCCAGCTGAACGCGTCAAACAGCTACAAAAGCTGCGCATTTGGCTAGAACTTGACAATTCAAAACTGACGAACATGCAATATCATCCCGATCGCGGCTGGCTGCTTGCCAACGGGCACGATCCTCGCCTCGTCAAGCACGTGCACATCCCTCAGGCAAAAGATCTTCTCAAACGAGGAACATGGGCCAAACATCCGTATGTCGTGCTTCACGAACTTGCCCATGCTTATCATGATCAAGTGTTAGGATTCGACGAACCGAAAATCGTTACCACCTTCGAAGATGCCAAGCAGGCGGGCATTTACGAGAAAGTCCTCCTCTACACCGGACGCAAGGTTCGTCACTACGGACTCAGTAATCACAAAGAGTATTTTGCGGAATCTACCGAAGCCTATCTCGGCGTCAACGATTTCTATCCTTTTGTGCGTGCAGAATTAAAAGAACATGACCCCCCGATGTATGAAGTCATGAAAGCAGTCTGGGGCCCAATCGACCGAGAGTGA
- a CDS encoding class I SAM-dependent methyltransferase, translating into MWTACIASNGLLYPPQQRLYNDPISEKFLSGGSKYFVKLRHVSPVQISVTAFCEILYSGMLGYLLCRFRYYDEVIEECLATDEIDAIVNLGSGMDPKAYFLPGIEKIRYFEVDHPGGIKRKKETIKRVLGRLPDHVSYIAVGFHIRDIRTELQKAGCDLSSTTLFVWESVSAYLTGKANDAILSFVPKAGSASKIIFSYVSEDLITGENLDNRGLSRLSRSMEKHGLLVLGFDPDTIEDYLAKF; encoded by the coding sequence ATGTGGACTGCCTGCATTGCGAGCAATGGGCTGCTCTATCCTCCGCAGCAGCGTCTGTACAACGATCCCATTTCTGAGAAGTTTCTGTCTGGCGGGAGTAAGTATTTCGTCAAGCTCAGGCACGTTTCGCCCGTGCAGATATCGGTTACCGCTTTTTGCGAAATTCTGTACTCGGGAATGTTGGGCTACTTGCTTTGCCGTTTTCGATACTACGATGAGGTCATTGAGGAGTGCCTTGCAACGGATGAGATCGACGCCATTGTCAACCTTGGGTCAGGAATGGATCCCAAGGCTTATTTCCTTCCAGGGATCGAGAAGATCCGCTACTTCGAGGTTGACCATCCTGGTGGGATCAAAAGAAAAAAGGAGACGATCAAGCGGGTTCTGGGGCGTTTGCCCGACCATGTGAGCTATATCGCAGTGGGTTTTCACATACGAGACATTAGAACCGAACTGCAGAAAGCAGGATGCGATCTGTCTTCAACCACGTTGTTTGTGTGGGAAAGCGTTTCGGCCTATCTCACTGGCAAAGCCAACGACGCTATCTTGAGTTTTGTTCCGAAGGCTGGATCAGCAAGCAAGATTATATTTTCGTATGTTTCGGAAGATCTGATAACAGGCGAGAATCTTGACAACAGGGGCCTCAGCAGGCTGTCTCGAAGTATGGAAAAGCATGGTTTGCTTGTTCTTGGATTCGACCCTGACACGATAGAAGATTACCTCGCGAAGTTC
- a CDS encoding ABC transporter ATP-binding protein, protein MTTAAITCSNLKKTYPGKPPVEAVRGVDLRVEQGECFGVLGPNGAGKTTTIEILEGLLPATSGDVQILGMRWQDQGSEIRQKIGVSLQETQLSEKLTVLETLTLFRSFYRAGMHPQDAIAWVSLDDKSKTWVKNLSGGQKQRLAFAIALIGEPQLLFLDEPTAGLDPQSRREVWRLIADSRRQGRTVLLTTHYMDEAERLCDRIAIIDRGKVITVGSPQELIASIGGEHVVNFTLRPDVQADLPDHLWRNLPDVSEAKHEDGRYQLSVAQPHLVIPNLLKTLEENGLGIASLTTRQASLEDVFMKVAGRSLKAAEDEFS, encoded by the coding sequence ATGACGACTGCGGCCATTACCTGTTCGAATTTAAAGAAGACCTACCCCGGGAAGCCCCCGGTTGAGGCCGTTAGGGGTGTGGATCTGCGGGTAGAGCAGGGAGAATGTTTCGGCGTTCTGGGACCAAATGGTGCCGGGAAAACGACGACGATCGAGATCTTGGAAGGCCTGTTGCCAGCAACCAGTGGTGACGTTCAGATTTTGGGAATGCGTTGGCAGGATCAGGGGAGTGAGATTCGACAGAAAATTGGGGTTTCTTTGCAAGAGACCCAGTTGTCGGAGAAGCTAACGGTGCTGGAGACGTTGACACTCTTTCGTAGTTTTTATCGGGCTGGAATGCATCCTCAGGATGCCATTGCTTGGGTGTCGCTTGATGACAAATCAAAGACTTGGGTCAAGAATCTTTCTGGGGGACAAAAACAACGACTAGCGTTTGCTATTGCCTTAATCGGCGAACCGCAGTTGTTGTTCTTAGACGAGCCAACCGCAGGGCTCGACCCTCAATCACGCCGTGAAGTTTGGCGACTAATTGCCGACTCACGTCGACAAGGTCGTACGGTCTTGTTGACAACGCACTACATGGACGAAGCAGAACGCCTTTGCGATCGGATTGCGATCATCGATCGAGGAAAAGTAATTACAGTGGGGTCGCCGCAGGAACTCATTGCCAGTATCGGCGGTGAGCATGTCGTCAATTTTACGCTGCGACCCGATGTTCAGGCTGACTTGCCAGATCATCTGTGGCGTAATCTGCCTGATGTGAGTGAGGCAAAGCATGAAGATGGACGGTATCAGTTGTCTGTTGCACAGCCACACTTGGTGATTCCAAATTTATTGAAAACATTGGAAGAAAATGGGTTGGGAATTGCAAGTTTGACCACTCGTCAAGCCAGTCTGGAAGATGTATTTATGAAGGTTGCTGGTCGGAGCTTGAAGGCAGCTGAGGACGAATTCTCATGA
- a CDS encoding SET domain-containing protein-lysine N-methyltransferase: MPSLDKQRRKKLQKKIDREYDYRTFCDRDVYVNATGPSGRGLFANRQFFPGELVVEVKGKLLLQKDYGASTYVMELNRKWYLEPDIPGAFANHSCNPNCELIELTDHSMGIVSICNIEPRTEISYDYQWPALSWIPRCNCGAPTCRGWVVAEDQVAKMRRLSKKRNGSKNGSKKK, from the coding sequence ATGCCTTCGCTAGATAAGCAACGCCGCAAAAAACTTCAAAAGAAAATCGACCGAGAATACGATTATCGCACCTTCTGTGACCGGGATGTCTATGTCAACGCAACGGGACCAAGCGGCCGTGGATTATTTGCAAATCGCCAGTTTTTCCCTGGTGAACTGGTTGTCGAAGTCAAAGGCAAGCTGTTATTGCAAAAAGATTACGGAGCTTCGACTTATGTGATGGAGTTGAACCGAAAATGGTATCTTGAACCGGACATACCAGGTGCCTTCGCAAACCATTCTTGCAACCCGAATTGTGAGCTCATCGAATTGACAGATCATTCGATGGGCATTGTCTCGATTTGCAATATCGAGCCAAGAACCGAGATTTCCTATGACTATCAGTGGCCGGCACTGTCGTGGATTCCACGCTGCAATTGCGGAGCGCCAACCTGTCGCGGTTGGGTCGTTGCAGAAGACCAGGTCGCTAAAATGCGCCGGCTCTCCAAAAAGCGAAACGGAAGTAAAAACGGAAGTAAAAAGAAGTAG